In Macrobrachium rosenbergii isolate ZJJX-2024 chromosome 48, ASM4041242v1, whole genome shotgun sequence, one DNA window encodes the following:
- the LOC136831412 gene encoding coiled-coil domain-containing protein 167-like: protein MVEKSEVRSRNTSVMSQLEDTSREIKECYERLDFIESRLRRRYYPNDEKKVLEKEVKDIKTHLSQHEKDLRVLRGENRVAMILSMLLLALGIMIYFLYGLLFSS from the exons ATGGTGGAAAAGAGTGAAGTGCGCAGTCGTAATACATCTGTCATGAGTCAGCTTGAAGACACATCCCGAGAGATTAAAGAATGTTATGAAAG attAGACTTCATTGAATCACGGTTACGGAGACGCTATTATCCTAATGATGAAAAAAAGGTGTTAGAAAAAGAAGTTAAGGACATTAAGACACACCTTTCACAACATGAGAAGGATCTTAGAGTGCTGCGAGGAGAAAACCGTGTAGCCATGATTCTCTCAATGTTGTTATTAGCACTaggaattatgatttattttctatatggCTTGTTGTTTTCAAGTTGA